A DNA window from Naumovozyma dairenensis CBS 421 chromosome 7, complete genome contains the following coding sequences:
- the CRT10 gene encoding Crt10p (similar to Saccharomyces cerevisiae CRT10 (YOL063C); ancestral locus Anc_3.163): MPIDIDDAFNNWLLHRKIARRTERPNFCFDTSIFASSHGESHLRSSIPIKRYILCSNGGKLPSDKISHDFPPQFIDAIDQYLSKSDQYAITKPVLTEMGDHLVSEIKKAKDTLEPSWSSTGIQNPAELLLSNEHRLIIEEILPTIDSFNASNRINSNNEATFKNNLTVTYKEYIFIAKDDDVYIHKIVDIEGDEKWQGITIIFSCTDSTTPDDTPASVPELNRMPTINFMKIVKFGDVDMLCLCIEESKALFYPIEDLLEKSRTDICRIQHDDEGNDLNEEFRMKILPLTVLVVPASCWSVDTYSTEECVYVAIGHNGPGISLFVFPMDELPNKWYLDPSKIITTEIISKHNVPCISFVPNSLDEKGYVTLGFCSIYGNITTIKVKFNKITGKLETNFLDTQFFGTFCWTITSLSKKDFLTIPEFEYLNLNFQTSFKKSILTSICDDDTTLGFHPPSIYYSNNLGIGTLTTQIPVPVSEVSLGCQKGHLKDFVQLRFTSFEENISSGKLKNVREEEEEEEEEEGEVVHTVQPLSQRQDTEHTTIDYIEDDIRRYYVFWEKYWEQENLNDEEIKRYSKWWNTKFDLANNRNTTVSRNSSGNILKNSYKFTALNERRDFYLQNIPLRNRHLIEPNKLNHFSRHFLRLPTSPFYGISISYDKNSYQSITASWNQQCGISTEDTGTHTDDRTSTESLNEQLNERIDRGSIELLGVESEEDIEDGNSISSEIRNTLGSAHENNWAKRLGYPETVSPSSQRKWSIHNHATKVHELLANIEDGSERSLTGFKLKDLNDDFFLVTTADCIYLLKAHPLLITSFTAEKVFPLEEANFCSCHDFIFALNRINTVCHIKELNCIVVASQVGLISLLRLTEYKGIYSFRQEYILGWKSQDPQNPNEENRCILTSISSIRFGTERWYCGIDDVYLPYYNITGMDYVYIPADEVNGLAAYVILYVISGNCIRRFRVSSNQS; this comes from the coding sequence ATGCCAATAGATATCGATGATgcattcaataattggTTATTACATCGCAAGATAGCACGAAGAACTGAGCGTCCAAACTTCTGTTTTGACACTAGCATTTTTGCTTCGTCTCATGGTGAATCCCACCTACGTTCCTCCATTCCAATAAAAAGATATATCTTATGTTCAAATGGCGGTAAATTACCATCAGATAAAATATCTCACGATTTCCCACCACAATTCATAGATGCCATTGATCAGTATCTGTCAAAATCAGATCAGTATGCTATCACGAAACCTGTATTGACAGAAATGGGGGATCATTTAGTTTCTGAGATTAAGAAAGCTAAGGATACATTAGAACCATCTTGGTCCAGTACAGGGATTCAAAATCCTGCCGAATTACTACTTTCCAATGAACATCGTTTAATTATCGAAGAAATTCTTCCAACGATTGACTCATTTAATGCTAGTAATCGTATCAACTCTAATAATGAAGCAACcttcaaaaacaatcttacAGTAACTtacaaagaatatatattcattgcaaaagatgatgatgtttaCATACATAAAATAGTTGACATAGAAGGAGACGAAAAATGGCAAGGAATAACCATTATCTTTTCTTGTACAGACAGTACTACACCAGATGATACACCTGCATCTGTTCCAGAACTTAATCGTATGCCCACTATAAATTTTATGAAAATTGTCAAATTTGGAGATGTGGATATGCTATGTTTATGTATCGAAGAATCTAAGGCACTTTTCTATCCCATCGAGGACCTCCTAGAAAAATCTCGAACTGATATTTGTAGAATACAacatgatgatgaaggaAATGACCtcaatgaagaatttagaATGAAAATACTACCCTTGACAGTACTAGTAGTACCAGCAAGCTGTTGGAGTGTCGACACCTACAGTACGGAGGAATGTGTATATGTTGCTATTGGCCATAACGGGCCAGGGATTTCTTTATTCGTATTTCCTATGGATGAACTCCCTAATAAATGGTACCTAGACCCGTCTAAGATAATAACAACTGAAATTATATCTAAACATAATGTGCCATGTATTAGTTTTGTACCTAATTCATTAGATGAGAAAGGTTATGTAACTCTAGGGTTTTGTTCAATATACGGTAATATTACTACAATCAAAGTGAAGTTCAATAAAATAACCGGGAAACTGGAGACAAACTTTCTTGATACTCAATTCTTCGGTACATTCTGTTGGACAATAACATCATTGTCAAAGAAAGATTTTTTAACTATACcagaatttgaatatttaaatttgaatttccAAACTAGTTTCAAGAAGTCAATTCTGACGTCAATTtgtgatgatgatacaACATTAGGTTTCCATCCACCAAGTATATACTATTCGAATAATTTAGGTATTGGAACACTAACCACCCAAATCCCCGTGCCAGTTTCTGAGGTCTCATTGGGCTGTCAAAAGGGGCATCTTAAAGATTTTGTTCAACTCCGATTTACATCTTTTGAAGAGAATATATCATCAGGGAAATTAAAAAACGTAagggaagaagaagaagaagaagaagaagaagaaggagaagtAGTTCACACAGTGCAGCCTCTAAGTCAACGACAGGATACCGAGCATACAACAATAGACTAtatagaagatgatataCGGCGTTATTATGTTTTCTGGGAAAAATACTGGGAgcaagaaaatttaaatgatgaagaaattaaaaggTATTCTAAATGGTGGAATACAAAATTTGATTTGGCTAATAATAGAAATACTACCGTATCAAGGAATTCATCTgggaatatattaaaaaattcttaCAAGTTCACTGCTCTTAATGAGCGGAGAGATTTTTATCTGCAGAATATACCACTTAGAAACCGGCATTTAATTGAGCCGAACAAGTTAAATCATTTCTCTCGACACTTTTTGCGTCTGCCTACTTCTCCGTTCTATGGAATTTCCATATCATATGATAAGAATTCATATCAATCGATTACGGCAAGTTGGAATCAACAGTGTGGTATTTCAACGGAGGATACAGGAACACATACCGATGATCGTACCTCTACAGAGAGTCTAAATGAACAACTGAATGAGCGGATCGATCGAGGGAGTATTGAACTCCTTGGTGTAGAAAGTGAGGAAGATATTGAGGACGGAAATAGTATAAGCTCAGAAATAAGAAACACGTTGGGATCTGCTCATGAAAACAATTGGGCAAAACGACTTGGTTATCCGGAAACCGTAAGTCCCAGTAGCCAGCGAAAATGGAGTATCCATAACCACGCTACGAAAGTACACGAGTTGCTCGctaatattgaagatgGTTCTGAGAGGTCGTTAACGGGATTCAAACTAAAGGATTTGAATGATGACTTTTTCTTAGTTACCACTGCTGATTGCATATATTTACTAAAAGCACACCCTTTACTTATTACATCTTTTACTGCAGAAAAAGTTTTCCCTCTTGAAGAGGCTAACTTTTGCTCATGCcatgatttcatttttgCATTGAACCGAATAAATACCGTTTGTCAtatcaaagaattaaaCTGTATTGTCGTAGCATCTCAAGTTGGActaatatctttattaagATTGACGGAATATAAGGGgatttattcttttagacaagaatatattttggGATGGAAATCTCAAGATCCTCAGAATCCAAATGAGGAAAATAGATGTATTCTCACGTCCATATCTAGTATTCGTTTTGGGACGGAACGTTGGTATTGTGGGATCGATGATGTATATTTACCGTATTATAACATTACTGGTATGGATTATGTTTATATCCCTGCGGATGAAGTAAATGGTCTTGCTGCATATGTGATCCTATATGTCATATCTGGTAATTGCATACGAAGATTTCGGGTATCTTCTAACCAGAGCTAG
- the ARP2 gene encoding actin-related protein 2 (similar to Saccharomyces cerevisiae ARP2 (YDL029W); ancestral locus Anc_3.161), producing MDPHSPIVLDQGTGFVKIGRAGENFPDYTFPSIVGRPILRAEERANITTPLRDIMIGDEASDVRSYLQISYPMENGIIKNWTDMELLWDYAFFNQMKLNNTSGGKILLTEPPMNPLKNREKMCEVMFEKYDFGGVYVAIQAVLALYAQGLSSGVVVDSGDGVTHIVPVYESVVLNHLTRRLDVAGRDVTRHLIDLLSRRGYAFNRTADFETVRQIKEKLCYVSYDLDLDTKLARETTTLVESYELPDGRTIKVGQERFEAPECLFQPGLVDVEQPGVGELLFNTIQSADVDVRSALYKAIVLSGGSSMYPGLPSRLEKELKQLWYTRVLHNDPSRLDKFKVRIEDPPRRKHMVFIGGAVLASIMADKDHMWLSKQEWYEGGAAAMAKFGPR from the exons ATGGATCCGCATAGTCCAATTG TCCTCGATCAAGGTACAGGTTTCGTTAAAATTGGTAGAGCTGGGGAGAACTTCCCAGATTATACCTTCCCATCCATTGTAGGTAGACCTATCCTTAGAGCAGAAGAACGAGCCAACATTACCACTCCGTTAAGGGATATTATGATTGGTGATGAAGCCAGTGATGTTCGTTCATACTTACAAATTTCATATCCCATGGAAAATGGTATCATTAAAAATTGGACAGATATGGAATTACTTTGGGATTACGCATTCTTCaatcaaatgaaattaaataatactTCTGGTGGGAAAATCTTATTGACTGAACCACCAATGAATCCATTAAAAAATAGAGAGAAAATGTGTGAAGTtatgtttgaaaaatatgacTTCGGTGGAGTTTATGTAGCCATTCAGGCTGTCTTAGCATTGTACGCTCAAGGTTTATCATCAGGTGTTGTGGTGGACTCAGGGGATGGTGTTACACATATTGTTCCAGTCTATGAATCTGTCGTTTTAAACCATTTGACAAGAAGATTAGACGTTGCCGGGAGAGATGTAACGAGACATTTAATCGATCTTTTATCTCGTCGTGGTTACGCGTTTAATAGAACAGCTGATTTTGAGACTGTTCGtcaaattaaagaaaaattatgttACGTCTCATATGATTTGGATTTAGATACAAAATTAGCTAGAGAAACGACAACTTTAGTGGAGAGTTATGAATTACCAGATGGTAGAACTATTAAAGTGGGACAAGAAAGATTTGAAGCTCCAGAATGTTTATTCCAACCGGGTCTTGTTGATGTGGAACAACCTGGTGTTGGTGAACTACTTTTCAATACTATACAATCTGCAGATGTGGATGTTAGATCTGCATTATATAAAGCAATTGTCTTATCCGGTGGTTCAAGTATGTATCCAGGTTTACCTTCAAGAttagaaaaggaattgaaacaattatGGTATACGAGAGTTTTACATAATGATCCATCAAGATTAGATAAATTTAAAGTCAGAATTGAAGATCCaccaagaagaaaacatatgGTTTTCATTGGTGGTGCAGTTTTGGCAAGTATCATGGCTGATAAGGATCACATGTGGCTATCTAAGCAAGAATGGTATGAAGGAGGAGCGGCCGCTATGGCTAAATTTGGACCAAGATGA
- the APM4 gene encoding Apm4p (similar to Saccharomyces cerevisiae APM4 (YOL062C); ancestral locus Anc_3.165) translates to MINGILIYSPRGELIVSKLFKGTLKRSIADIFRIQVINNLDVRSPILTLGSTTFHHIRSSKDSDNLWLVAATRNNANSAAIWEFLYKLDSMLIEYGLNKEEYLKEEFMIVHELLDVMLGSCGIPLETEPSKVIAKMSVKPAKLHHNNTSSLLDGHLGSKGNNEISMPKFLKRNDSSQSHDSNFSFNDFSWRPKDIKHKKNEVILHVNEKINILVAKDGSILKAYVDGSIDLQTRLSGTPVCQFGLNDSLTLGSNDSEYSSRNGRTGNNKSSMLDSNLSNKVLSKASVGNVILEDCKFHQCVSLDKFDRERIIKFVPPDGSVELMKYHIRNNLNLPFKITPIVTNSVTGDALDYRIALKSLFPGRLSAKGVVLHIPVPPGVMDCNISVSNGTCKFVPAENAMVWKFNKYNGLTENTLSAVTVPSKEVNQTTLQQWARPPMSLDFEILMFSNSGLVVRYFTISEGHQNYKAVKWIKYVSKSGSYEVRF, encoded by the coding sequence ATGATAAATGGAATTCTTATCTACTCTCCTCGAGGAGAATTAATTGTTTCCAAATTGTTCAAAGGAACATTAAAGAGATCAATAGCTGATATTTTCAGAATTCAAGTTATTAACAACTTGGATGTCAGGTCCCCCATCTTAACATTAGGATCTACCACATTTCACCACATCAGATCTAGTAAAGATAGTGATAATCTATGGTTAGTCGCTGCCACTAGAAACAACGCAAACAGTGCTGCTATCTGGGAATTTCTCTATAAGTTAGATTCTATGTTGATTGAATATGGATTAAACAAGGAAGAATACTTAAAGGAGGAATTTATGATTGTGcatgaattattagatgtTATGCTTGGGTCTTGTGGAATCCCATTGGAAACGGAACCGAGTAAAGTAATAGCGAAAATGTCCGTGAAACCAGCCAAGCttcatcataataatacGAGTAGTTTATTGGATGGTCATCTTGGAAGTAAAggtaataatgaaattagtATGCctaaatttttgaaaagaaatgataGTTCGCAATCTCATGACTCAAACTTCAGTTTTAACGATTTTAGTTGGAGACCAAAGGATATCAAACATAAAAAGAATGAAGTTATATTACATGtgaatgaaaaaataaatatacttGTAGCTAAGGATGGTTCAATATTGAAGGCATATGTTGATGGTTCTATAGATTTGCAAACAAGACTGAGCGGAACTCCTGTTTGCCAATTTGGTTTGAATGATTCATTAACTCTCGGCTCTAATGATTCTGAATATTCTTCAAGGAATGGAAGAAcaggtaataataaaagtaGTATGTTGGACAGCAACTTGTCCAATAAAGTTCTTTCAAAGGCGTCCGTTGGTAATGTCATATTGGAAGATTGtaaatttcatcaatgtGTTTCGTTAGATAAATTTGATAGGGAACGAATCATCAAATTTGTGCCACCTGATGGTTCTGTAGAACTGATGAAATATCATATACGGAACAATTTGAATCTTCCCTTTAAGATCACACCTATCGTGACCAATTCAGTCACCGGTGATGCATTAGACTACAGAATTGCTTTGAAATCATTGTTTCCTGGGAGGCTCTCTGCTAAGGGCGTAGTACTACATATTCCAGTCCCACCAGGTGTAATGGATTGTAATATAAGTGTATCTAATGGTACTTGTAAGTTTGTTCCAGCAGAAAATGCTATGGTTTGGAAgttcaataaatataatggaTTAACAGAAAATACATTGAGTGCAGTAACAGTCCCGTCAAAGGAAGTAAATCAAACCACATTACAACAATGGGCAAGACCACCGATGTCGTTAGATTTCGAAATCCTTATGTTCAGTAATTCTGGATTAGTCGTACGATATTTTACCATATCAGAAGGACACCAAAACTATAAAGCTGTGAAATGGATCAAGTATGTGTCCAAGTCTGGTTCTTATGAGGTAAGATTTTGA
- the PRP9 gene encoding SF3a splicing factor complex subunit PRP9 (similar to Saccharomyces cerevisiae PRP9 (YDL030W); ancestral locus Anc_3.160), with amino-acid sequence MSHLDLEKRRSLLEDLEIIENAISTRFQRNPELYYSNLKKVSELFPSKQVEELPTHSIMTNNKIYKTKKLKRNRKQIALQQHEISLFIKDFFSKQKELETLTREANFKAKKNKEEILLPVEEFKDILSEINEADGNENGNRRELEINDKINKYSMFSNSLNKSHPSTILSSRASDLDINSIFSLEEQYGEYLALNPYYTEWLNVVKKEDLTFLQFLNMLKIFQDDKRYIVQPPMDRKNEPYMKYLQRYCSYLESFFERKYPLIDSRYTSRELKKEFNKSIIKPLENEKKGFFCKTCCKWFKTLTVFESHLNGQKHIKSYNKRVQGLYAEYKTHRYSMLLKEEHQSTCEFVERKMAFTVEERITEMKRLAEICKAPAYDVNEKEGDENNTELNVKDNLKNDGASAMLSGSINMPLGPDGLPMPFWLYKLQGLDVSYPCEICSNQIFKGRRTFDKHFTEATHIYHLRCLGIEPTPAFKGVTKIEEAQRLWNNMKNDTIMGDKKFIETIPDKMAIEVEDKEGNIMTQKVYDELKKQGLA; translated from the coding sequence ATGTCTCATTTGGATTTGGAAAAGAGAAGGTCACTGCTGGAAGATCttgaaatcattgaaaatgcAATCTCGACAagatttcaaagaaatccAGAATTATACTATTCGAATCTAAAGAAGGTATCAGAACTATTCCCTTCCAAACAGGTGGAAGAATTACCGACTCACTCAATAATGACAAACAATAAGATTTACAAGACCAAAAAactaaaaagaaatagGAAACAAATTGCATTACAACAACATGAAAtctcattatttattaaagattttttcAGTAAACAGAAAGAACTAGAGACGCTAACTAGAGAAGCTAATTTTAAAGCCAAAAAGAACAAGGAAGAGATACTTCTCCCAGTTGAAGAATTCAAAGATATACTCAGTGAAATAAATGAAGCTGATGGAAACGAAAATGGTAACAGGAGGGAATTAGAaatcaatgataaaatcaataaatattccatGTTTTCAAACTCATTAAACAAATCTCATCCATCCACGATCTTATCCAGCAGAGCTAGTGACTtagatattaatagtattTTTAGTTTGGAAGAACAATATGGTGAATATTTGGCTTTGAACCCATATTATACAGAGTGGTTAAACGTTGTTAAGAAGGAAGATTTAACGTTCTTacaatttcttaatatgttgaaaattttccaggatgataaaagatatattgTACAACCGCCAATGGATAGGAAGAATGAACCatatatgaaatatttacaaCGATATTGTAGTTATTTAGAATCCTTTTTCGAGAGAAAGTATCCGTTAATTGATTCTCGTTATACCAGTAGAGAATTAAAAAAggaattcaataaatcaattataAAACCATTGGAGAATGAAAAGAAAGGgtttttttgtaaaactTGTTGTAAATGGTTTAAAACACTCACTGTCTTTGAGAGTCACTTGAATGGACAAAAACATATCAAGAGTTATAATAAGAGAGTGCAGGGTTTATATGCAGAATATAAGACACATAGGTATTCTATGTTATTGAAGGAAGAACACCAATCTACCTGTGAATTTGTTGAAAGGAAAATGGCATTTACTGTTGAAGAAAGGATTACAGAAATGAAAAGGTTAGCAGAAATATGTAAGGCACCGGCATATGATGtgaatgaaaaagaagggGATGAAAATAACACTGAACTTAATGTAAAGGATAATTTGAAGAACGATGGAGCTAGCGCTATGTTAAGTGGGTCGATTAATATGCCATTAGGACCAGACGGACTTCCCATGCCATTTTGGTTATACAAATTACAAGGTTTGGATGTTTCATATCCTTGTGAAATATGTAGTAACCAAATATTCAAAGGACGTAGAACATTTGATAAGCATTTCACTGAGGCCACacatatttatcatttacGTTGTCTTGGCATTGAGCCAACTCCGGCGTTCAAGGGTGTCACAAAGATTGAAGAAGCACAAAGGTTATGGAACAACATGAAGAATGATACCATAATGGGTGATAAAAAGTTCATAGAAACGATACCTGATAAGATGGCCATTGAAGTAGAAGATAAAGAGGGAAATATCATGACACAGAAAGtatatgatgaattaaaaaagCAAGGGCTTGCCTAA